CAATCCAACATACTCAGCTTTAGAAGGGGAGTTCAAATCTCTAATCATTGCTACGCAAACATCATGGTCATGAGGATTTTCTAAGGTTATATTTGGAGATTGCAAAAATTAGTGGATCTGGTTTCACGAAGAAAAATCAGCTTTGGAATGTACAATTATCTTCGAGAAGTCTGGAACTGGAATACAAAATCTAAAGAAGTGGAACATCGATGGGTGTAGCAACAAGCCAGCAGACTTACTTGCAACAAAAGTCTCACAAGATAACAGTACATTCACGATTTATAACTATGTGCCTGCTGTATTAAATGATGCCTTGCATCATGAGTTCATGACTATGTCATCTAAATAAGATAATCATATTCCGAGAATTAAAAATTGAACAAAACTTAGTATTGATGATGAAACTTACTATGAAGTAGCTGTCTATACATTTAATGAGGAGATTGCTTACGGATATTGATGAATGTTTATACACATGAAAATTCATAAATGTACATTGATAGAGatctaatgattttttttctttagtttttgttctctattttgcaatttttttctCTCAACTTTTTTTCTATCACATTGCTAtgctgaatattttttttttcattgaaaagacGATGATTTAGCTTCTTCCTAATGAGAGATTAAAACGAAAAACATAAGTTTTAACAtacacatatttatatatataaataagttcgcaaaaaaatttagaagtttatttttaaaagacaaaaataatattttacattgatagaaatctaattattttttctctttagttttttcttctctctttctcgcTTTCATTTTTTCTATTACATAACTTATAGTTATGCtccgaaatttttttatttcattgaaaatgatgatgatttAGCTTCTTCCTAATGGGAGtttgaaactaaaaacaaaaattttaagatacaaatatttatgtaaggaaaacatagtttgcaaaataatttaaatattatttttaaatgataaaataatactTTTACTATGaattttgatcaaaatattttttgtaaatatttatagacGTGTATGACTCAAAATATTTTCAGTTATGTTCACTTATACAAATTCAAAGTTCAAActacattttattatttgtttcccaaaataatagatattaaattatacataatccAATGAGAATCTCtgaaatattatttgagaaattagtttcttatgtgtcgcgctcacgttaactctcacgatggttgattacactaaTATCCTTAAtgatatattacatttaaatactattattgaatttttatttagtttcctttttaaaattttccaaataacatatataataaagaggaaatatttataaagttttttaaaaaattaaaacgaaaatatatgtatatataatatgatttcagcaaaaaggaaagttcacaaaatagaaatatcccatttaaaaatatttttaaataacataaaatatacttttgaagtaataaaataattatttgtatctatattttcttagatgaaaatatatatttgcatataatgtgatttcataaacCAACACTCACAcacataatcttgatattagaaaaagaacTATTATCtcatttaaaacataattttaaacaatacaaaaaatatatattttcaaagtaatagaaataatttttatatatctatctattgtattagatgattacataaattggtatatatttaattgactaaaaatagtttataattagtattattgaaatgatttatttatttttcatacattaagctgactataatatctttcaattacaataaaaaaatctataaatttatttttacttatataatatgatatttaaaatacagtcacccatttttttttaaactgcttATTTTAAAGagattaaaaagataaaaagaattAACAATAATCTGAGAATTCAGttttgctttggtattttaattatagtcaTATTAATcgtttaagataatttataaattacatatttataaattctTACATATGTGTATGATCACGGGAGATATTTAGTTAACATAATTCATAgatattttttgtaacaaattatatagtaacatcccttatatattaattgagaaacaatacaacattgttttgtagcTATGTGTCAGCAAAAGaatgaaattcaaaatttttaagaaaatagattagtcaatcttaatttatactataCTTTTAAAGTTAACTATAtaggggaaattacatgtttaccacttttatggtaccacttttcattttaccaccactaaagagacattttcaaaaataccttcttcattaagtggtaaaagactcttatgtccttgttatttatatatataataaattattctttaaaaaaaaaattatgttttcgaattatactttttcaaattcgaccttttttataaaaaaaaaattttgaatttttttcgaatttttatttatttttttttcaaatttctttctgaaaaacgaaaattatgtttgaaactatttaaaaaaaaacatttatatattttttaagtatttatttatatatttattagaatcctaaatttcacattccaaaaaccctaccccttcaactctaaaccctaagtctagattagttaaccctaaggatataattgtcttttatccttcattaaaaatgaggataaaattggttagtgtaaacatgaaaagtgatactatgaatgtgctatttgtggcaatttcccaactatcaaattgataaataatgtacaaaagaatattttcgcactttccttaaataaaatatatgaaattacctaatatgattaacgtatatatgataattaatgattataaataataaatttttgataaccatttttgtatcttatctattttttgtttaatcttatattattaaaagatactaaacaatcacattaaccatataataaaaatattttttcttatatgtcatattttgaattttaaaacaactataaattactaaaaacgttaaatatcttacactaaaattttatgatcaatggtttaattttttttgcaataacaatatacaaatgatcataaatcgtatgaatatgagtctcatttaatagacattcatactacatattaatatagtttaaaattaaactatataacatataaaatacatgaatatgttaatttctaaatttgtattaaaaaaattgaaacctttatattttaattttaaaatttgtattgaaaaattcgcacattagaaattttgtatTATCATATGAGCATGGattttcaataataaatatttatattaaaatatattatatatctatatccatgtcattgaaatttagttatataccatataaaataaataaaataattgttttgatttatttaccaaaacaaTATCGTAAATATAcaagagatattgttttgatttatgtgtttactctaatttaattatatacataatacgtaaAGGAAAATAccctaggatagcactaaaaaagtttctatcacaaatataaactctaagaatcaaaatgatcaaaatgtttcattaaagaggtaaatatatacttatacccctagggttaactaatctaaaccttaggatttagagttaagggatgGGGATTTGGGTTTGaggttcaaaattttataaaatagaaaataaatattaaaattttgaaaataaaaattttaaaaatagtttcaaaaagtattttcgaattataaaaataaaatttgaagaaaaaataaaataaaaatttgaaaaaaaaattataaaaaagttcaaatttgaaaacatataatctaaaactataaaaaattatattttttttatttttttgttttttttatatatctagggtattagtgtcattttatctattaaatgaaatattttggtcattttcctacTTATGGTCtattttgtgaccaaaacttgaaaatgatcTATTTATGAGAACTGTCCATACGTAAATgaacacaaataaataataatatattaaattatttttatatataacgttCATTCCGCgtgcggatcttaacctagctATTTATTAGAATCCAAAATCCAGCCCGAAAGGAAAACCAATCCAATTAACTGTATTCCACTAAATTTGCGAAGGTGGTCTGGACTTTGTTAACTAGATGCTCTCCGTATACAACTCTTTTGGAAACTTGAGATCTTTTATCTCCTGGATACTTCTCTTTGAAGATATCCAGTGGGTCAACCATCGCGTCAAAGTTAGTCTGTTCAAACAAGATAAATGATTCAAAATCCGAGTCtagaaatacacaaaaattaACTGTTATACAAGTTTATTACACCTCGTAGAAGAAAGCGATGCATACACGGTATAGAGGAGAGTTATTGATCACTCTATGAAGTGTGGATTCGTATACTCCATTTGAAAGTATCTGCATATTTGATTCCCAAATGTTTTCAAGAATTGTGAAaacgaaaagagagagagagagagagagagagagagagagagagagagagagagagagagagagagagagagagagagagagagagagagagagagagagagaacaaacAAAACCTTTAACATGTCACCGATGTTACAAATAAATGATCCAGGGATTGGAATAGCTGATACCCAATCACCAGCCAAGTTTTTCACCTTTTCGGAgacaaaataaaatctaaagccatTTTTCTAAGTAACAAAACCAGAGAAGATCATGGTAATAATATATACCTGAAGAGCAGTTTTATCATCGTCTTGATTTATAAGCGTCAACAAGCCTACAAATCACGGATTTTCATAAAACCAAACCAGCTAtggtacaaaaaaatatattgatatatattcaGTATCTTAAGTATGAGTTGAAGCTTACTTACCATAGTCAGTGTGAGCTCCACTGGAATTTCGTAAACAGAAAAAAAGAGACGAATTATCATCCGTTTACCACCTAATAGagttaatataaaagaaatGTATCCCTAGTAAAACAATAATGATAAAAAGTTTATTACCATCCGATAACATTTTCTTGGTTTACACCTGGATAACCAATAATACGCATTACCCAAAAAGGATCCCCAACCATTTCTCCCTCAAATTCATAAGGTGATCCACCAAGAGCTAAGGAGATTCCTCTTAGGATGTTTCTAGAGAGATCTTGAAATCATGAAATAATCTCTAGTTAAGTTggaaacaaacacacacacaataaATACGAAATGGATGAAATACACGAATACACACCTGTGCATAACTTAATATACTCATCCATCAACCCTTTGTACTCTTGAGGATTTTCTGGCCTTCAGATAAAACGTCacacaaaaagtaaaaaagagaaatatagtTCAAAGAAAGACAAAGCTACTGTGATCAATTAAAATGTGAtgacaattttttatattttgacatTTTAAAATCGTGATTTTtaccatattatatatttatataaattatcaaGTGTTCAATGTTTCAgaaatgatttcattttttttagtatgagctttattttcattttaaatacaTCTTGAAATACCATTAATCTatgaaaaccaaaattttagtgttttaattttttcacaaTTCTATTATTTGACTAGCTTTATTCAGTTAAAATGTTTCATATCCTATCATTTGACTAACTCTACTCAGTTTAAATGATTTGGCCATTCagtatattataataatttgacAAAGCCACTATTCATATGTATATATCAAagattgttaaaaatattttaaaactatctatcttattaaaacataatcatCATTTGTAATAACATTACCAATATATATGTGGTTTACGATTTGTGCCACTCAAATTTTAACTATTTAgtcttatattttttcttagaaattattgtttaaataactaattaaattcataattattattaaaatatatacataaatattaaaccAGTTATAATTTAAGAATGAAAAATAcaaactaaaattattattatatttttaaacgcGGCAATCTTaacttaaaaatacaacattttcatcaagatttaaaatttaaatatgggAACacctaaaactaaatatttttatttaaatttaaatttaatttttaggg
This genomic interval from Brassica napus cultivar Da-Ae chromosome A6, Da-Ae, whole genome shotgun sequence contains the following:
- the LOC106347405 gene encoding probable 2-oxoglutarate-dependent dioxygenase At3g49630 isoform X2, which codes for MRKVKEMTHRFFELPYEEKLKIKITPAAGYRGYQRIGVNYTSGKQDFHEAIDCYREFKQGKYGETGKVLEGLNQWPENPQEYKGLMDEYIKLCTDLSRNILRGISLALGGSPYEFEGEMVGDPFWVMRIIGYPGVNQENVIGCGAHTDYGLLTLINQDDDKTALQILSNGVYESTLHRVINNSPLYRVCIAFFYETNFDAMVDPLDIFKEKYPGDKRSQVSKRVVYGEHLVNKVQTTFANLVEYS
- the LOC106347405 gene encoding probable 2-oxoglutarate-dependent dioxygenase At3g49630 isoform X1, which gives rise to MRKVKEMTHRFFELPYEEKLKIKITPAAGYRGYQRIGVNYTSGKQDFHEAIDCYREFKQGKYGETGKVLEGLNQWPENPQEYKGLMDEYIKLCTDLSRNILRGISLALGGSPYEFEGEMVGDPFWVMRIIGYPGVNQENVIGCGAHTDYGLLTLINQDDDKTALQVKNLAGDWVSAIPIPGSFICNIGDMLKILSNGVYESTLHRVINNSPLYRVCIAFFYETNFDAMVDPLDIFKEKYPGDKRSQVSKRVVYGEHLVNKVQTTFANLVEYS